A genomic stretch from Aedes albopictus strain Foshan chromosome 2, AalbF5, whole genome shotgun sequence includes:
- the LOC134287887 gene encoding uncharacterized protein LOC134287887: MPEDNDAPGSGDLTCMLCEDHESVDDMVQCDNCDQWAHYTCAGVTEAVKESQWVCTKCTNTLQVPKNSKKVPSKKTGKKTSNKSDTGSESGKVDAIVASFEESLAQLQYEKSAKVKQLDEEKVLHEKRLQMERELLEKKRLQKRQMQEEELAQEQEVLEQQLRDEQEFLQRRQELRSRFQKLKLDLSQQYEEHEETDDEEEGAAGVDRAKTWLDTVKDDPRGAYPKKCGGHEPVLQGSHTKPSTGNNLRNVNRELPRPTMLNEPGIEPATSSVQRSLQNPPAPTNVSREWDELLHRSDLTAEEQLVIRNIRNRRRPEDQPQGYAGGRGPTPEQLAARQAVSKHLPAFRGEPEVWPLFISCYEYTTAACGFTNTDNLKRLQDSLQGLAKEAVQSRLLIPDSVPEVIEDLRKLFGNPEKLLKSLVAKVRQAQAPRMDRLETFLYFGITVKQLCDHLEAAGLYDHLSNPMLVQELVNKLPPEYKLDWVRFKRGKVGTPLRNFTDFINDIVSEVSEVADFTGAEHGIIGQSLKCKPKKKEFVNTHNAQPNRPSGSRSETHPKPRKPCVVCKRNDHKVRYCDDFVKLNIGERLEIVEKFKLCQLCLNDHGKAPCTFKGRCNAPNCTKSHHTLLHRAVESIQLSVVESNAHLQSYRSVIFRIVPITLHCGDRMVETSAFLDEGASTTLVEDSIADTLKADGIPEPLEVVWTAKMKRYEQGSRRICLQISARGSSKRYALNEARTVKELVLPKQDIILKEIINRYHHLTGLAISDYGTEIPRILIGLDNLHLFAPLESKVGNSGEPIAVRSLLGWSIYGPNQQRTSPKAYVHHHSVEPVSNQYLHDLLRAQYTMEDPYEQTEAIPETEDVVRARDILEKTTRRVGDRFETGLIWKHDGVTFPDSYPMALKRMMALERRLSKESRLKTEVHQQIEAYVEKGYAHQATETELASVDSSKVWYLPLNVVLNPKKPNKVRLVWDAAATVGGVSLNSNLLKGPDLLTSLLSVICKFRERAVAIGGDIREMYHQLRIRDADKQAQRFLFRFDSTDPPGVYIMDVATFGATCSPCSAQFVKNRNALEHSTQFPDAASAIVDRTYVDDYFDSLDSEEEALRRAKEVRFINAKAGFEVRNWSSNSPLVLSGLGEEGSTELVHFHQDKATENERVLGVIWNPQLDTLSFAVPSGMEVSLDNSIKPTKRVVLSSVMTLFDPLGLLAPFTSLGKMLVQDLWRSGYDWDQEIDDDSYNKWRSWVSALPEIASLKIPRSYFGAVQSTDFGHVQLHIFCDAGENAFGCAGYLRIEVDGLVKCSLVMARSKVAPLKQLTIPRLELQAAVLASRMSQQLKQHLSLQVHQTFFWTDSRTVLSWIASDQKRYKQFVSFRIGEIISLTKLSEWRWISSKMNIADCLTKWRSDCGLVPEWFRGPNFLYQPQETWPRQQLPPTNTKTELRAVHLFHDVTFPDKLIDATKFSKWNVLVRTLASALRFISNCQRKKRGESIETLKPTKNQQRCIISGVHSTRVPLKQNEYQRAETLLFRSAQYEYFGDEITTLLKNEDLEPSKWITLEKSSTLYKLTPLIDSEKVLRMEGRCDRAENLPFDMRFPVILPRDGPVTELLVRHYHEAYGHAFRETVKNEIKQRFLIISVNTVLAKVERSCNWCKIRKSLPKVPRMASIPVQRLTPYKRPFTFVGIDYLGPVQVSVGRRSEKRWIVLFTCLVVRAIHLEVAHNLTAQSCTMAIRRFICRRGPAAEYFSDNGTNLKAASKEFVQQWQEISAECAEEFTSARTKWHFNPPAAPHMGGIWERMVRTVKNVMAVLNDGRRLNDEILLTTLAETEDMVNSRPLVYASQGALQETLSPNHFLRGTAANEPHEVLPPTDPASALRDTYQRSVELSNNLWERWLKEYTPSINRRSKWFDESTPLRKGDLVYIVDGNRRKAWIRGIVEEPIAAGDGRIRQAIVRTNYGLVKRATANLAVLEIEGSNAAPYCGSGTGLRAGDVFGISGQPCTAEHTDAPVADATSCDQRG; the protein is encoded by the coding sequence ATGCCGGAGGATAACGATGCACCGGGAAGTGGCGATCTCACCTGTATGCTCTGCGAGGATCACGAAAGCGTGGACGATATGGTCCAATGTGACAATTGTGACCAGTGGGCCCACTATACTTGCGCCGGTGTCACCGAAGCCGTAAAGGAGTCACAGTGGGTCTGTACAAAGTGCACGAATACCTTGCAGGTGCCAAAAAACTCCAAAAAGGTTCCCTCGAAGAAGACCGGTAAGAAAACTAGTAATAAGAGTGATACTGGGTCTGAGTCGGGGAAAGTGGACGCTATTGTCGCTAGTTTCGAGGAGTCGCTGGCGCAGCTGCAATATGAGAAAAGTGCTAAAGTGAAACAGCTGGACGAAGAAAAAGTTCTGCACGAGAAGCGTCTGCAGATGgaacgggaactcctggagaagaagCGGCTGCAGAAACGGCAAATGCAGGAAGAGGAGCTGGCACAGGAACAAGAAGTCCTGGAACAACAGCTGCGCGATGAACAGGAGTTTCTACAACGGCGCCAGGAACTTCGAAGTCGGTTCCAGAAACTTAAACTGGACCTTTCTCAACAGTACGAAGAACATGAAGAGACTGATGATGAAGAAGAAGGTGCAGCAGGGGTTGATAGAGCGAAGACCTGGTTGGACACGGTAAAGGATGATCCACGTGGAGCGTATCCGAAGAAGTGTGGCGGACATGAGCCGGTTCTCCAAGGCTCACACACGAAACCTTCAACCGGGAACAACTTGCGGAACGTCAACCGGGAGTTACCAAGACCCACGATGCTAAACGAGCCGGGGATCGAGCCAGCTACCAGTTCCGTTCAACGTTCATTGCAAAATCCACCAGCACCAACGAATGTTTCCCGAGAATGGGACGAGCTTCTGCATCGATCGGACTTGACTGCGGAGGAACAACTCGTCATCCGGAATATTAGGAACCGCCGTAGGCCCGAAGATCAACCTCAAGGTTACGCTGGAGGACGAGGACCTACGCCAGAACAGCTGGCGGCTAGACAAGCCGTGTCTAAGCATCTACCAGCATTTCGTGGGGAGCCGGAGGTGTGGCCGCTATTTATAAGTTGCTACGAGTATACTACGGCCGCGTGTGGGTTTACGAACACGGACAATTTGAAAAGGCTTCAAGACAGCCTTCAGGGACTGGCGAAGGAAGCCGTGCAAAGCCGTCTGCTGATTCCGGATTCTGTACCCGAAGTTATTGAGGATCTCCGGAAACTGTTCGGTAACCCGGAAAAGTTGCTGAAGTCTCTGGTTGCGAAGGTACGACAGGCCCAAGCTCCACGAATGGATCGGCTCGAGACGTTCCTGTACTTCGGAATCACAGTCAAACAACTCTGCGATCACCTCGAGGCAGCTGGGTTGTACGATCATCTGAGTAATCCCATGCTAGTACAAGAGCTTGTCAACAAGCTACCGCCCGAATATAAACTGGACTGGGTCCGGTTCAAGCGCGGAAAAGTCGGTACGCCGCTAAGGAACTTCACCGATTTCATCAACGATATTGTATCGGAGGTCTCTGAGGTAGCAGACTTCACTGGAGCGGAGCATGGGATAATCGGTCAGTCGCTGAAATGTAAGCCGAAGAAGAAGGAGTTCGTTAACACCCACAACGCTCAACCAAACAGGCCAAGCGGGTCGCGTTCGGAAACACATCCGAAACCAAGGAAGCCGTGCGTCGTCTGCAAGCGAAACGACCACAAGGTGCGATATTGCGATGATTTTGTCAAGCTCAATATTGGTGAACGGCTAGAAATCGTTGAGAAATTCAAACTTTGCCAATTATGTCTCAACGACCATGGTAAAGCACCATGCACGTTCAAAGGGCGCTGCAATGCACCAAACTGCACAAAAAGCCATCATACTCTACTCCACCGAGCAGTAGAAAGCATCCAACTCTCGGTAGTCGAGAGTAACGCACATTTGCAGTCGTACAGGTCGGTAATATTCCGCATCGTCCCTATCACGCTACACTGCGGAGACCGAATGGTGGAAACATCAGCGTTCCTCGACGAAGGTGCCTCGACAACGCTGGTAGAAGATTCGATTGCCGACACGCTCAAAGCTGACGGTATTCCAGAGCCGTTAGAAGTTGTCTGGACCGCGAAAATGAAGCGATACGAGCAAGGATCACGGAGAATTTGCCTTCAAATATCAGCAAGAGGAAGTTCGAAACGGTATGCGTTGAACGAAGCACGTACGGTGAAGGAACTCGTTCTGCCCAAACAGGACATCATTCTCAAAGAGATCATCAACCGATACCATCATCTAACAGGACTAGCGATCTCGGATTACGGCACGGAAATTCCTCGCATCCTGATTGGCCTCGACAATCTCCACCTGTTTGCTCCTCTGGAATCAAAGGTGGGGAATTCCGGAGAACCCATTGCCGTACGTTCACTACTAGGGTGGTCCATCTACGGTCCAAATCAACAGCGGACCTCACCGAAGGCGTACGTGCATCATCACTCAGTAGAACCGGTGAGCAATCAGTATCTACACGATTTGCTAAGGGCGCAGTACACCATGGAAGATCCGTACGAGCAAACTGAAGCGATACCAGAAACAGAAGACGTCGTACGGGCAAGAGATATTCTTGAGAAAACGACTAGACGCGTGGGAGACCGTTTCGAAACGGGATTGATCTGGAAACACGATGGCGTAACATTTCCAGACAGTTACCCGATGGCGTTGAAGCGGATGATGGCATTAGAACGAAGGCTTTCTAAGGAATCTCGGCTGAAAACTGAAGTTCACCAGCAAATTGAAGCGTACGTGGAAAAAGGGTACGCTCACCAGGCGACTGAAACCGAGTTGGCAAGCGTAGACAGTTCCAAGGTTTGGTACCTACCGCTGAATGTGGTCCTCAACCCCAAAAAGCCAAACAAAGTGCGCCTTGTATGGGATGCGGCGGCGACCGTCGGAGGCGTCTCTCTCAATTCAAACCTGCTCAAGGGCCCAGATCTCCTCACTTCCCTACTGTCGGTGATCTGCAAATTTCGCGAACGAGCAGTGGCCATTGGTGGCGACATACGCGAAATGTACCACCAGCTGCGTATTAGGGATGCCGATAAACAAGCTCAACGCTTCCTATTTCGCTTCGATTCCACGGATCCTCCTGGGGTTTATATTATGGACGTGGCTACCTTTGGGGCTACGTGCTCCCCCTGTTCCGctcaatttgtaaaaaatcggAACGCTCTTGAACACTCGACACAGTTTCCCGATGCTGCTTCAGCAATTGTAGATCGTACGTACGTGGATGACTATTTTGATAGCCTAGACTCTGAGGAGGAAGCTCTACGGAGAGCCAAGGAAGTGAGGTTCATCAACGCTAAAGCGGGGTTCGAAGTCAGAAACTGGTCTTCGAACTCGCCGCTGGTTCTAAGCGGTCTGGGCGAGGAAGGATCAACCGAATTGGTACACTTTCACCAGGACAAAGCTACCGAAAACGAGAGAGTGCTGGGCGTTATCTGGAACCCGCAATTGGACACTCTGTCTTTTGCTGTTCCATCCGGAATGGAGGTCTCACTGGACAACTCTATCAAACCTACAAAAAGGGTCGTCCTTAGTTCAGTTATGACTTTGTTCGACCCCTTGGGTCTTCTAGCTCCGTTCACTTCGCTGGGGAAGATGCTGGTTCAAGATCTTTGGAGGTCCGGATACGACTGGGACCAGGAAATTGACGACGACTCGTACAACAAGTGGAGATCATGGGTAAGCGCGTTACCAGAGATAGCCAGCTTGAAAATTCCACGTAGCTACTTCGGCGCGGTGCAGTCAACGGATTTTGGACACGTACAGCTGCATATATTCTGCGACGCAGGGGAAAACGCCTTCGGATGTGCTGGATATCTACGGATTGAAGTCGACGGGCTGGTCAAGTGTTCCTTGGTTATGGCACGATCCAAAGTAGCTCCTCTAAAACAACTCACGATCCCCCGTCTCGAGTTGCAAGCGGCTGTACTAGCCTCAAGGATGTCGCAGCAACTCAAACAACATTTGTCACTCCAAGTACATCAAACCTTTTTCTGGACTGATTCTCGAACTGTCCTGTCTTGGATAGCATCGGATCAAAAACGCTACAAACAATTCGTCAGCTTCAGGATCGGGGAAATCATAAGCCTGACAAAGCTGTCGGAATGGAGATGGATATCCTCGAAGATGAACATTGCTGACTGCCTTACGAAGTGGAGAAGCGATTGTGGCCTGGTTCCAGAATGGTTTCGTGGGCCGAATTTTCTCTACCAACCCCAAGAAACTTGGCCGCGTCAACAACTTCCTCCTACGAACACTAAAACGGAATTAAGGGCTGTACATTTGTTCCACGACGTCACGTTCCCAGATAAGCTGATCGATGCTACCAAGTTTTCAAAATGGAACGTTCTCGTCAGGACGTTGGCGAGCGCGCTACGTTTTATCTCGAATTGTCAACGGAAAAAACGCGGGGAGTCCATCGAAACACTCAAGCCGACGAAGAATCAACAACGTTGCATAATCTCCGGTGTACATTCGACGCGGGTGCCTCTGAAGCAAAATGAGTATCAACGAGCTGAAACTCTTCTTTTCCGATCCGCGCAATACGAGTACTTTGGAGATGAAATTACAACACTCCTGAAAAATGAAGACCTCGAACCATCGAAGTGGATAACCCTAGAAAAGAGCAGCACACTCTATAAGCTGACGCCTCTCATAGATAGCGAAAAGGTATTGAGAATGGAAGGGCGGTGCGATAGGGCCGAAAATCTACCATTCGACATGCGGTTCCCAGTCATCCTTCCCCGAGATGGACCAGTAACCGAACTTCTAGTGCGCCACTATCATGAAGCGTACGGTCATGCCTTTAGGGAAACTGTCAAAAATGAGATAAAACAACGCTTTCTCATTATCAGTGTGAACACTGTGTTGGCGAAAGTCGAGCGAAGCTGCAACTGGTGCAAGATACGCAAGAGCTTACCGAAGGTACCCAGAATGGCGTCCATTCCTGTACAACGTCTAACGCCCTACAAGCGACCCTTTACGTTTGTTGGGATCGACTACCTAGGTCCGGTACAAGTCTCGGTAGGTCGACGTTCAGAAAAAAGGTGGATAGTGTTATTCACGTGTCTAGTAGTTAGGGCTATCCACCTCGAAGTGGCCCACAACCTCACAGCGCAATCGTGCACAATGGCGATCAGACGTTTCATATGTCGACGGGGCCCCGCAGCAGAGTATTTTTCCGACAACGGTACCAATCTAAAAGCTGCAAGCAAGGAATTTGTGCAGCAATGGCAAGAAATCAGCGCAGAATGTGCCGAGGAGTTTACTAGTGCTAGGACGAAATGGCACTTTAACCCACCTGCCGCCCCTCATATGGGAGGCATATGGGAGCGAATGGTCCGGACTGTGAAGAACGTCATGGCGGTGCTCAACGACGGGCGTCGACTGAACGATGAAATCCTTCTCACCACATTAGCTGAAACTGAGGATATGGTCAACAGTCGTCCACTTGTCTACGCATCCCAAGGTGCTCTTCAGGAGACTCTTTCTCCTAACCATTTTCTTCGAGGAACGGCTGCAAACGAACCCCACGAAGTACTACCCCCTACCGATCCAGCTAGTGCACTTCGTGACACGTACCAGCGTTCTGTAGAGCTCTCCAATAATCTCTGGGAACGTTGGTTGAAAGAATATACTCCGAGTATCAATCGACGCAGTAAGTGGTTTGATGAGTCAACGCCGTTACGAAAAGGTGATCTTGTGTACATCGTCGATGGAAACCGGCGCAAAGCGTGGATTAGAGGGATCGTCGAAGAACCAATTGCAGCAGGTGATGGAAGGATTCGCCAAGCGATTGTTAGGACCAATTACGGATTGGTCAAACGGGCGACCGCTAACCTGGCGGTACTGGAGATCGAGGGAAGTAACGCTGCTCCGtattgtggttccggaacaggaTTACGAGCCGGGGATGTGTTCGGAATATCGGGACAACCCTGTACCGCCGAGCATACCGATGCCCCTGTTGCAGATGCGACGAGTTGCGACCAACGTGGGTAG